In Macaca mulatta isolate MMU2019108-1 chromosome 16, T2T-MMU8v2.0, whole genome shotgun sequence, the sequence TGAATGtcctggggttggggagaggaggAATCGCCCCTGATTGAGAACGTTGATCTACAACATCTCCTCctgtatcttcttttctttctcttccgtctctactttcctctcttccttcttcactGAACATATATCAGCCTTAGGGAAGAGCTCAAGCTTCTGGagagaaatagcaagaaaaactaaacaaagcCTTGGAGAGCTAAAAGCTGAATCTATTTTGGGGGGAGGTGGGtagataaaggaaatatttttgctACCTTGGCTAAAGCTGGCAGAAGAAGGGTTATGTGAAGAGTGCAATGGCCTTATGTGGTGGAAAACCAGAAACTTCACTGCAGGGAGCTCCAAGTCTGAAGGAAGACATCAGTCATGAAAACTTTTGTGTTCAGGTTTTTGGTTCTAGGGAAAGTGATTGGTGTTTAAAGTAAAATAGACTTGGATGGGTAGAGGAAGGATCCACCCTGGAAAATGAGAGAAGGGCTCCAGAAAACGACTCCAACCCTATTTTCTATTCCTGCCTCTGGCCCTGCAGGCTGGATCTCTGTTTGAAGTGGATTTCTCCTTGCTGGATGGAGTCAAGCCTAATGTCATCATTTTTAAGCCGCAATATGTGGCCGCCCCTTTGGTCATGCTGAAGCTTCAGCCTGATGGAAGACTCTTGCCCATGGTCATCCAGGTAAGAGGGCCCAGGTGTTTTTCTACCAGACACTGATCTCCTTTAGGGACTTAGATACACAAGTCCTCAGctcccattctctctcctgctctagCTCCAGCCACCTCGATACGGATGTCCCCCACCTCTGCTCTTTCTGCCCTCGGATCCCCCCATGGCCTGGCTCCTGGCCAAGACCTGGGTCCGGAGCTCTGATTTCCAGCTGCACCAGTTACAGTCACATCTGCTGAGGGGACACTTGATTGCTGAGGTTATCGCTGTGGCTACAATGAGAAGCTTGCCTAGCCTCCATCCTATTTACAAGGTACTTCAGCATCTCTGTCATTCTGTATTTGACTGTCCTTCATATTTCAGACTCCTACATGGAGTCTCACCTTGTACATTTCAGTCTAGCAGCAATCAATTTATATGtggagacacatacacacacataaacacacatacgcAGTACTATGGAAACACCCAGGCACACACTATGACGTGGGGGGAAAAGTGAGAATAGGTTTTGCAAAGGAGTTGAAATTTGGGCTGAGGAGGTTTCCAGGTGGGCAAGTGAGGGATGGAACATTATAGCCAGAAAGATCAACAGAGGCACGGAAAGAAAGGAACATGGATAATGGGTGAGATTAAAGTGTAGGGCATGAGTTGGGGTGAAAAGAAGAGGTGGGAGGAGATGAGTAGAAGCCATGTTACTTAGTGGGGAGAAGAATCAAGTTATTTTCTGACTATGTGAGGCTTCCAATGCCTATAAAGACCCATTTGCACATGTCAGGAGGGCAACTGGATATGTGAGTCTGGAGTTCCTAGAAGAGGTGTAGGTTGCAAATACAGATTTTAGAGTCATTAGAAAACGAAAGCATTTAAAGTCATTGTACTGGATGAAGTTCTCTAGGGTTTGTAGAGACACTAGAGAATTTGATCCAGATATAACTCTAGGGTGATCCAACATTTACAAATTGAGAAGAGGGAGCAgagtgagaaaagaaacaagagaacGAACCTcactgaggtaggaggaaaacCAAAAAGTGCAATGCATGGCATCCAGGAGAAGAAAGTGTTTCAAGAGGGATGCGTGATTATCTGTCTGAAATGCTGCTGAGAGATCAAGAAAGTTAGAGAAGTGACATTTGGATTTCTCAGTACGGAAGTCGTTGGTTAATAAATGGACATGTGCTATCTCAGGAAAGTGGAGGAAGCCTGATTCATGGGGGAGAGCAGCAAATGTGAGGTGAGTAAGCAAAGACAACACTGGGTGAAGATTTGCtgtgaaagagaaagcaagaaacaaGGTGATGGCAAGACAAGGATGTGGGGGTCAAGCACAGGTTTTCTTTAGGGTATCCAATATTGCACATGTTTGTATGACAGAGAGAAGGAATATCATTATAGGAGGGTGAAGGTCTGGGTGAAGGCAAAAAGGGATGGGCTTATCTGTGGGTACCTGCCAGGATATGAGACTGTGGAAATAAGTAAGCTAAAACTTTCACCATGGGAAGCTCTGAGAAGACACTTTCCCATCTCTATATTCCCAAATGTTACCCTGACCCCATCCAATTTAATGAGAAGGCTGTTTCATAAAGACCCatcctctcccttcttttctgtCACTTCAACATCCTCTTCCCTCATGGATGCTGGGACCTCTCTTATTTGACCGTGTCCCATTTCTTTCTTCCATAATCAGCTCCTGATCCCCCACTTCCGCTACACCATGGCGATCAACACCCTGGCCCGTAGTCGTCTTGTCTCTGAAGGGGGAATTTTTGACCTGGTACGGAAATGGATGAGTGAAGGGGAGGTGGGTTCAATATTGGAAGAATCCTAGGGGTTGTTTCCCTTTCCCACTCCTCCCCCAAGCTCTCCTTCCTCCATGGAAGGCCTCTCCCAAACCTGCCTCATGCCTGAATAGCTTCCTGCTTAAAAGGGCTAGAGTAGGACCACAGGCCTGGAGTCTCCTGATGCTCGTCTTCCTCCCTCCGCAACTTGTCATGGCTATGGGTTATCCTCAGGTGGTGAGCACTGGTAGTGGGGGCCACGTGGACATTCTTCAGAGAGCCACAGCTTGTTTGACCTATCGTTCCCTCTGTCCTCCTGATGACCTGGCTGACCGTGGACTCCTGGGTGTGAAATCTTCTCTTTATGGCCAAGATGCCATCAGGCTGTGGGGAATCATCAGCCGGTAGGTGAAGGTGGCACAGAGAGGCAGTGAATGGAGGGGCGGGGGACTGTAGGTCCAGAAGGTCCTGCATCGGCCCCTGAGACTGAGTATCTTCTTCCCTGGGGAGCAGGTACGTGGAGGGGATGGTTGGGCTTTTCTACAAGAGCGACCAAGCCGTGAAGGATGATCTAGAGCTGCAGGCCTGGTGCAGAGAGATGACTGAGACTGGACTGCAGATGGCCCAAGACCGGGGGTGAGACAGGGATCCCTCCCTACTGACCCCTGTCAACACCCACTCCTCTGCAAACAATCTGCTTCTTCTCGCATCATGAGACACCCCGCCTGCCCGAGGAACCTGAGAATTCTCCAGGGTGTGTCCAGAAATGCTAACGAGCACTCCTGATCTCCCCAGCCCTCTTCCCACACAGTGTTCTCTCTCCTCATGCACTGAGAGCTTCCTTTGGAACCAGTTACAAATCATCTCTTAGGTATTTTCcctcactcttccctcccctctcgcCATAGCTCAGGGTTCATCCCAAGCGCATTAACCTTGGAGCACACACAAGGTGGGAGTCCTGGGGTGTGCAGGCCAGGACcacagaaaaataacttttctgtATCTCCACATAGCTCTCCCTGCCTGAGATCTGTTTCGTGTTCTGGTTTCAAGGTCTCCGATTCTCCTCATTTCACCAGGTTCCCCATCTCCTTAGAGTCCCgggctcagctctgccactttgtCACCATGTGCATCTTCACATGCACGGGTCAGCATGCTTCTAACCACCTGGGTCAGGTAACCTATGTGATCATCCCCCAAGGGCTCCTGGGATGGAGAAGTGGGGGATCAAATGCCCAAGTCATCAGCCTAGGTTTCTGTGGGCTCCCCTCCCTGCAGCTGGACTGGTACTCCTGGATCCCTAATGGCCCATGCACCATGCGGAAGCCCCCACCCATCTCCAAGGATGTGACAGAGAAGGACATAGTGGACTCACTGCCCAATCTCCACCAGGCACATATGCAAAAGACCGTCACAGACTTTCTTGGCAGACGTCAGCCTGTCATGGTGAGAAGCAAATGCCCGGGTCCTGGGAAGGAGGGGAAGTATTCTGGGTTGAGAGCCCCAAGGGGCTGAGCCACCTTGTTTTCCACCTCTCAGGTGGCCCTGGGGCAGCATGAGGAGAAATATTTCTCTGGCCCTGAGCCCCAAGCTGTGCTGAGACAATTCCGGGAGGAGCTGGCTGCCATGGACAAGGAGATTGAGGTCCGGAATGCAGTCCTGGACCTGCCCTATGAATACCTTCGACCCAGCATGGTAGAGAACAGCGTGACCATCTGAGAGGCCTTGCCCGCCTCCGCTCCAAAGCTCCACCATCCCTGAGTGTGCCTTTTAGTATTCCGTCCTCTTCACATCCTCTGGTGAACAAATTGTCCCCAAAGCTTTGTGCTCAGGGTACCCAGAGCTGCCCACCACACAACTATGGGGAATACACGGTGATGGTCCCCACTGCATTTGGAAGCGGCATCCCCCAAAGCTGCCCTACCTTAAATGTCCATCCAGTCCTGCACTTCCTCACCCCTGATCCCTGGCACACCTCCTCATTGCCAAAGGATCTGGCTTAGATACAAGTAAAAATATACGATTAAATAACAAAACTGATTATGgtggtggaaggtgggaggggagACCTTGCTCTGTTTCCTGCCCCTTTACTCAGAttccaaaggaagaaagaaaatttttccaGCAATCTGCTTTTTTCCAAGGGTATGTTGGAACCtctctgtcaggcctctgagcccaagccaagccatcgcatcccctgtgacttgcacatatatatttgcccagatggcctgaagtaactaaagaatcacaaaagaaatgaaaatgccctgccttaactgatgactttaccttgtgaaattcctttttctggctCATCCTGgttcaaaaagctcccccactgagcaccgtgtgacccccactcctgcccaccagagaacaacccccccccgctttgactataattttcctttacctacccaaattctataaaacggccccacccttatctccctttactctctttttggactcagcccgcctgcacccaggtgattaaaaagctttattgctcacacaaagcctgtttggtggtctcttcacacggacacgcaTGACACTCTCTAAGTTAAATGACAAATGTTCTGGATGACCGAGCCCACTGGGGCTCAGAAACCTGGCTCTTGACAAGGGTTTTTGGCTTGAGGCCTCTGCGAATCCCCAACAAGCCGTCCCTTAGGCTACCTGCAGCAACGCCTCCGGTGCGACTCCCGGCACAGCCCTCCTGGCACGGTCCCTCCCCGCTGCATCCCAGTCTTCCTCTCAGTCCTGCCCCAGGACTCTTGATAAACCCTCTTCTCATCAAGCTCTATCCTTCCATCCTTAAAACATACCATGGATCCCAGAGTCCTAGATATTGGAGATAAACGGATCAAGAAGGAACTAGTAGGCCAGGCTCTatgttagaaattttaaatatatcatatcAATTTATCgcaccaggcgcagtggctcatgcctgtaatcccagcactttgggagacccaggcaggtagatcatctgaggtcgggagttcgagaccagcctgaccgacatggcgaaaccccttctctactaaaaatacaaaattagccgggcatggtggcgggtgcctgtaatcccaaatcccagttacttgggaggctgaggcaggagaatcacttgaacccgggaggcggaggttacagtgagccgagatcgcgccactgcactccagcctagacaataaagagtgaaacttggtctcaaaaaaaaaaaaaaaaatttatcctcACAACTTCTCTGTGAGGTTGGTATCACTATCACCATCTTATAACAGGAAAATGAAGGTTGGCGAGGTAAGGGCAGAAGTGACCTGGCACCAAAATGCAGCAGAATCAGATTCCATTCGCTAGAAGGAAGCAAAGCCCAGGATTGTGGTCATAGCAATAACAGTTAAAAGACTGATTATAAAATCTAGAGGCCAATGAAAGCTTTGGATGGATCTGATGtaatggggggaaaaaaggagaTTCTTTGAGTCTTTTAAAGAATCTTACACATTCAAATTACTTATAtgccatatattttaaaaaggaacataGACAATACGGTTAATATGGTAGAAATAGACATGTGTGAGCCATCCAAATTCACCTACTGATGCCCTCAACCTTCTAATGTCCCGTCCTGTTCTATGTATTGCTTCCATCCATCATATGGCTCTTTTCAGTAGATGACAAAAGAATTTTAAGATAGCCACAGACCATAGACTCACAGAATCTTTGACTTGGTTGCTAGAAGTTTTTGTGGTTGCATGGAATGGTAGCAAGGAGACtcagaagagagggaggggatgAGGAAGAGGCAGAGGTCACGCTGAGATTTTCAGTTTCGGCATGATTGGCGAGAAATACAAAGATTCAGAAGGAAGGTTGTTTTAAGTTTGATGTAATAGCGGGGTCCTTCTGGGAAGAAATTAAACAGGTAATTGGAGAGGCTgaactgaaaaaagaaaggaggtgaGTTCTACAGTTTGGATGATATTATGAACAAGGGAAAAAGAAGAGTCAGGGGCCAAGGACACCTTGAGATATACTCAAGAGTTAGGGATATAAAAGAGaacatgaggccaggcacagtggctcatgcctgtaatcccggcactttgggaagccaaggtaggtggatcacctgaggtcaggagttcaagaccagcctgaccaacaaggtgaaacccatctctaccaaaaattagctgggcagggtggcatgagcctctagtcccagctactcaggaggctgagaggagaattgcttgaacctaggagtcaaaggttgcagtgagctgagatcgcaccactgcactccagcctgggtgatggagcgaaacttgtctcaaaaaaaaaaaaaaaaaacatgaagccAGGAAGTGAGAATGATCATAGTTTGAAAAGTAAGAGGAGGAGCTGGATGACGCAGGTCACAGAagccaagaaaaaagagaagttcAAGGCTAGAGGGGACAGGAAATTAGGTCTTCCCACACCCCCTGTCATCACTCCCTATgactgagttctttttttttttttttttttttttttttttttttttttttgagatggagtttcactcctgttgtccaggctggagtgcagtggcgtgatctcagcttaccgcaacctctgcctcccagattcaagcgattctcctgccttagcctcccgagtagccaggattacagacatatgccaccacccacagctaatttttgtgtttttagtagggatgaggtttcatcatattggtcaggctgttctcaaactcctgacctcaggcgatccacctgtctcaaagcctcccacagtgctgggattacgagtgtgagccaccacgcccagcagctCTCCCATTTTCTAGGTGTGTCACCTCCCATTTTCCTCCCCAGTCTGCTCCCCATCCTCCCATGTTTCCTCAGCAAGTGTCCTCATGTCTTCTGCACAGCACAGTCATATCCTCAGTCCAGCTTtcagattctcccacctcatctcTCAAGAGTGTCTGATATAACGACTCTTTTACTGAGGTCATCTGTTCAGGCACCTGTGCCTATGAGAGGCTTACTGTGATCTCTGAATCTTTGTTTGTGGTAATCCTACCTGGACTGCTCACCTCTAGATTTCTTATGAAATCACCTCTCCTTTCTACAACAGGCACAAATTGCCTTAAAGCTCAGTGTCCTGGCTTTGATCGATCCTTCGCTCCCTAGTCTGCCTGCACTCATGAAGGGTCACGCTATTAAAAAACTCCACGTGGTGCCATGTATGTTGTATTCCATGTGGAAGGTGCCCTCTGGAGTCTGCCAGAGACAATGAATAAACATTAGCTGTCAGAGACAATGAATAATCTTGGAAGTGTTGAAAAAAAATACCGGCCAGACTAAAGACTTTCTACAAATCTGTGAGAAGAAATAGGcagctcaattaaaaaatggacaaaaggccgggcacggtggctcacgcctataatcccagcactttgggaggccgaggcaggcagatcatgaggtcaggagatcaatatAGCAGCTGTATGTAAAAAATGATATTGAAAGTATCCTGAGTTCTGGAGTTGCACCGATTCTATTAGGCTGAGAACCCCAGTTTCAAGttcatctcttcatttttctctcatcCCATTTCACAGCAGCTTAACAGCAGGTCCTTTGTGTTCGTTTCTGGCCCATAGAGGGATCTTTATTCAAAATCATGGGGTTGTCTCTAAATTTCTGCTAAGCTAATGAATGGTGTTAGTATGTTCTCTTCTCTccagggcagaggcagagattattattattatttttttgattagCCAAAAGCAACATTACACAATAAATCACgtatcattttaaaagaagagttAACTATTATAACGAAAAGATAAAATGCCATGGCGTTCAGGCAATGGTGGATTAAAAGTGCTTCGCACCTATCAGTTCTGTAAAACCTAGCTTAAGTCTGTTGGTCTAACTTTTTAACTAGACTTACCTtcctttagaaaatatttgatgTGCAGAGAGCTAGATTGAGGGTCTAGCAGTCACAGATCACCTTAATCCAATCAGGAACTAAGATTATTTGATGCTGGGTTTTAATCACTTTAAGGCCTGAATTTCCACCCCACCTGTACCACTAGGGTGCAGCTCTTTGAGGTCCTAACCCAAAGTGGGTGAGAAAGAGAGACATACAGGGATGGCCGAGAGTCCTTCAAAGACATCATCGCCACAGATTAAAGAGAAATCTTAAATGTAGAGAAAAATCTCATTACTTTCACATGGGCATCAATAATACAGATAGCATTTTCTCAAATGAAACATTAGCTGCCAGAGACAATGAATAATCTTGgaagtactgaaagaaaatacCGGCCAGACTAAAGACtttctacaaatcaataagaagaaATAGGcagctcaatttaaaaatggacaaaaggctgggcacggtggctcacgcctataatcccagcactttgggaggccgaggcaggcagatcatgaggtcaggagatcgagaccatcctggccaacatggtgaaaccccgtctctactaaaaatcataatacaaaaatcagccgggggtggtggcacacgcctgtagtcccagctgctcgggaggctgaggcaggagaatcacttgaacccgggaggtagaggttgcagtgagctgagatcgcgccactgcactccagcctggtgacacagcaagactccatctcaaaaaagaaaaggaaaaatggactaaagacttgaacatggccgggcgcggtggctcacgcctgtaatccctgcactttgggaggccgaggcgggcggatcacgaggtcaggaga encodes:
- the LOC713683 gene encoding polyunsaturated fatty acid (12S)/(13S)-lipoxygenase, epidermal-type-like isoform X2, with the protein product MGKYTVRVATGNLFLAGSPNLVQLWLVGEHGEADLGKHLRPVWGKVEFEIDVPLHLGRLLMVKLRKHNGLLSVDWFCKWISVQGPGTQGEVFFPCYRWVQGHGSICLPEGTARTLSDDPQNLFKKYREQELEERRKVYRWGSWKDGLILPIAGNRQPDLPRDERFLEDKDLDFSVSLAKALKDMAIKGTLDFINCVKRLEDFKKIFPRGKTALAERVHDSWKNDALFGYQFLNGANPMLLRRSSRLPARLVLPPGMEDLKTQLEKELQAGSLFEVDFSLLDGVKPNVIIFKPQYVAAPLVMLKLQPDGRLLPMVIQLQPPRYGCPPPLLFLPSDPPMAWLLAKTWVRSSDFQLHQLQSHLLRGHLIAEVIAVATMRSLPSLHPIYKVVSTGSGGHVDILQRATACLTYRSLCPPDDLADRGLLGVKSSLYGQDAIRLWGIISRYVEGMVGLFYKSDQAVKDDLELQAWCREMTETGLQMAQDRGFPISLESRAQLCHFVTMCIFTCTGQHASNHLGQLDWYSWIPNGPCTMRKPPPISKDVTEKDIVDSLPNLHQAHMQKTVTDFLGRRQPVMVALGQHEEKYFSGPEPQAVLRQFREELAAMDKEIEVRNAVLDLPYEYLRPSMVENSVTI
- the LOC713683 gene encoding polyunsaturated fatty acid (12S)/(13S)-lipoxygenase, epidermal-type-like isoform X3: MGNILSVEFEIDVPLHLGRLLMVKLRKHNGLLSVDWFCKWISVQGPGTQGEVFFPCYRWVQGHGSICLPEGTARTLSDDPQNLFKKYREQELEERRKVYRWGSWKDGLILPIAGNRQPDLPRDERFLEDKDLDFSVSLAKALKDMAIKGTLDFINCVKRLEDFKKIFPRGKTALAERVHDSWKNDALFGYQFLNGANPMLLRRSSRLPARLVLPPGMEDLKTQLEKELQAGSLFEVDFSLLDGVKPNVIIFKPQYVAAPLVMLKLQPDGRLLPMVIQLQPPRYGCPPPLLFLPSDPPMAWLLAKTWVRSSDFQLHQLQSHLLRGHLIAEVIAVATMRSLPSLHPIYKLLIPHFRYTMAINTLARSRLVSEGGIFDLVVSTGSGGHVDILQRATACLTYRSLCPPDDLADRGLLGVKSSLYGQDAIRLWGIISRYVEGMVGLFYKSDQAVKDDLELQAWCREMTETGLQMAQDRGFPISLESRAQLCHFVTMCIFTCTGQHASNHLGQLDWYSWIPNGPCTMRKPPPISKDVTEKDIVDSLPNLHQAHMQKTVTDFLGRRQPVMVALGQHEEKYFSGPEPQAVLRQFREELAAMDKEIEVRNAVLDLPYEYLRPSMVENSVTI
- the LOC713683 gene encoding polyunsaturated fatty acid (12S)/(13S)-lipoxygenase, epidermal-type-like isoform X5, which encodes MVKLRKHNGLLSVDWFCKWISVQGPGTQGEVFFPCYRWVQGHGSICLPEGTARTLSDDPQNLFKKYREQELEERRKVYRWGSWKDGLILPIAGNRQPDLPRDERFLEDKDLDFSVSLAKALKDMAIKGTLDFINCVKRLEDFKKIFPRGKTALAERVHDSWKNDALFGYQFLNGANPMLLRRSSRLPARLVLPPGMEDLKTQLEKELQAGSLFEVDFSLLDGVKPNVIIFKPQYVAAPLVMLKLQPDGRLLPMVIQLQPPRYGCPPPLLFLPSDPPMAWLLAKTWVRSSDFQLHQLQSHLLRGHLIAEVIAVATMRSLPSLHPIYKLLIPHFRYTMAINTLARSRLVSEGGIFDLVVSTGSGGHVDILQRATACLTYRSLCPPDDLADRGLLGVKSSLYGQDAIRLWGIISRYVEGMVGLFYKSDQAVKDDLELQAWCREMTETGLQMAQDRGFPISLESRAQLCHFVTMCIFTCTGQHASNHLGQLDWYSWIPNGPCTMRKPPPISKDVTEKDIVDSLPNLHQAHMQKTVTDFLGRRQPVMVALGQHEEKYFSGPEPQAVLRQFREELAAMDKEIEVRNAVLDLPYEYLRPSMVENSVTI
- the LOC713683 gene encoding polyunsaturated fatty acid (12S)/(13S)-lipoxygenase, epidermal-type-like isoform X4; protein product: MVKLRKHNGLLSVDWFCKWISVQGPGTQGEVFFPCYRWVQGHGSICLPEGTARTLSDDPQNLFKKYREQELEERRKVYRWGSWKDGLILPIAGNRQPDLPRDERFLEDKDLDFSVSLAKALKDMAIKGTLDFINCVKRLEDFKKIFPRGKTALAERVHDSWKNDALFGYQFLNGANPMLLRRSSRLPARLVLPPGMEDLKTQLEKELQAGSLFEVDFSLLDGVKPNVIIFKPQYVAAPLVMLKLQPDGRLLPMVIQLQPPRYGCPPPLLFLPSDPPMAWLLAKTWVRSSDFQLHQLQSHLLRGHLIAEVIAVATMRSLPSLHPIYKLLIPHFRYTMAINTLARSRLVSEGGIFDLVRKWMSEGEVVSTGSGGHVDILQRATACLTYRSLCPPDDLADRGLLGVKSSLYGQDAIRLWGIISRYVEGMVGLFYKSDQAVKDDLELQAWCREMTETGLQMAQDRGFPISLESRAQLCHFVTMCIFTCTGQHASNHLGQLDWYSWIPNGPCTMRKPPPISKDVTEKDIVDSLPNLHQAHMQKTVTDFLGRRQPVMVALGQHEEKYFSGPEPQAVLRQFREELAAMDKEIEVRNAVLDLPYEYLRPSMVENSVTI
- the LOC713683 gene encoding polyunsaturated fatty acid (12S)/(13S)-lipoxygenase, epidermal-type-like isoform X1, encoding MGKYTVRVATGNLFLAGSPNLVQLWLVGEHGEADLGKHLRPVWGKVEFEIDVPLHLGRLLMVKLRKHNGLLSVDWFCKWISVQGPGTQGEVFFPCYRWVQGHGSICLPEGTARTLSDDPQNLFKKYREQELEERRKVYRWGSWKDGLILPIAGNRQPDLPRDERFLEDKDLDFSVSLAKALKDMAIKGTLDFINCVKRLEDFKKIFPRGKTALAERVHDSWKNDALFGYQFLNGANPMLLRRSSRLPARLVLPPGMEDLKTQLEKELQAGSLFEVDFSLLDGVKPNVIIFKPQYVAAPLVMLKLQPDGRLLPMVIQLQPPRYGCPPPLLFLPSDPPMAWLLAKTWVRSSDFQLHQLQSHLLRGHLIAEVIAVATMRSLPSLHPIYKLLIPHFRYTMAINTLARSRLVSEGGIFDLVVSTGSGGHVDILQRATACLTYRSLCPPDDLADRGLLGVKSSLYGQDAIRLWGIISRYVEGMVGLFYKSDQAVKDDLELQAWCREMTETGLQMAQDRGFPISLESRAQLCHFVTMCIFTCTGQHASNHLGQLDWYSWIPNGPCTMRKPPPISKDVTEKDIVDSLPNLHQAHMQKTVTDFLGRRQPVMVALGQHEEKYFSGPEPQAVLRQFREELAAMDKEIEVRNAVLDLPYEYLRPSMVENSVTI